In Devosia sp. 1566, a single genomic region encodes these proteins:
- a CDS encoding DNA topoisomerase IB, which translates to MVRLVKVARSDLTIIRQRRGKGFCYFDSTGALVADPAIKARVQALGIPPAWKDVRISAKPNGHIQALGKDEAGREQYVYHADWELRREGKKVKRLSLMTAVLPRLRKQVQQDLQAPAGSPELALAIGVALIDRTAMRVGREKYLEANGTRGAGTLFSRDVRVSGDDVVIAFDAKGGKRAEYGFTDAGLAQAIARIKTIPGKRLLVFRNAEGVIKPIKTSALNAYMREVTGIEISAKDFRTLRASSLAAESLAKLDTGKSASARKRQMAQVAREVSEVLKNTPAICRKSYITPCLFKLFDEGKLQDLWSSAGPGRAGLLQREKRLAAVLASVS; encoded by the coding sequence ATGGTTCGGCTCGTTAAGGTCGCGCGCAGCGATCTCACCATCATCCGCCAGCGTCGCGGCAAGGGCTTTTGCTATTTCGATAGCACGGGGGCCCTTGTTGCCGACCCGGCCATCAAGGCGCGCGTGCAGGCGCTGGGGATTCCTCCGGCCTGGAAGGATGTGCGCATTTCAGCCAAGCCCAATGGGCATATCCAGGCGCTGGGCAAGGATGAGGCCGGGCGCGAGCAATATGTCTACCATGCCGATTGGGAACTCAGGCGCGAGGGCAAGAAGGTCAAGCGGCTGTCGCTGATGACGGCGGTGTTGCCGCGGCTGCGCAAGCAGGTGCAGCAGGATCTGCAGGCGCCGGCCGGGAGCCCGGAGCTGGCGCTCGCCATCGGCGTGGCGCTGATCGACCGCACCGCCATGCGCGTGGGGCGCGAAAAATATCTCGAAGCCAATGGCACGCGCGGGGCGGGAACGCTGTTTTCGCGCGATGTGCGGGTTTCGGGCGATGATGTGGTGATCGCCTTTGATGCCAAGGGCGGCAAGCGGGCCGAATATGGCTTTACCGATGCCGGGCTGGCGCAGGCCATAGCGCGGATCAAGACCATTCCCGGCAAGCGGCTGCTGGTGTTCCGCAATGCCGAGGGCGTGATCAAGCCGATCAAGACCAGCGCACTCAATGCCTATATGCGCGAGGTCACGGGGATCGAGATTTCCGCCAAGGATTTCCGCACCCTGCGGGCCAGTTCGCTCGCGGCAGAGTCGCTGGCCAAGCTCGATACCGGGAAATCGGCATCAGCGCGCAAACGGCAGATGGCGCAGGTGGCGCGCGAAGTATCCGAAGTGCTCAAGAACACGCCGGCGATCTGCCGCAAGTCCTATATCACCCCGTGCCTGTTCAAGTTGTTCGACGAGGGCAAGCTGCAGGATCTGTGGTCCTCGGCGGGGCCTGGGCGGGCGGGTTTGCTGCAGCGTGAGAAGCGGTTGGCCGCGGTGCTCGCCAGCGTCAGCTGA
- the ade gene encoding adenine deaminase: MTSSSQLARMILVGQGKAPADLVIKNVQLLDVITGAVTPTDIAIVEDRIVGTLAQYDGLQTIDGAGRFAVPGFIDTHLHIESSLVTPFEFDRCVLPHGVTTALCDPHEIANVLGAEGIRYFLDCAERTIMDIRVNLSSCVPATGFETNGATLEIEDLAPFRDHPKVVGLAEMMNFPGVLAGDPGLLAKLAAFQGGHIDGHAPLLLGMGLNGYLAAAIRTDHEATSAAEAREKLAKGMAILIREGSVSKDLEALAEILDANTSSFVALCTDDRNPLDIAEEGHLDSSIRRLIGRGCPLHHVYRAASHSAARIFNLRDRGLLASGWRADIALLDNLEECRVSDVIAGGRLVTPDRFAARSSVEPVGLNSVKLQPVTPATFNTPANPARNQTPVIGVKPGLILTFRETATLASTDEGLQPDLAADVIKVAVVERHGRNGNIGRGFVTGFGLKRGAIASSVGHDSHNITVVGTNNEDMALSVNRLIELRGGFAVADNGAITAELALPIAGLMSLEPFETVAATLHELRDAARAIGCVLPEPFLQVSFLALPVIPHLKMTDRGLFDVDAFDFVD, encoded by the coding sequence ATGACCAGCTCGTCTCAACTCGCCCGCATGATCCTCGTTGGCCAGGGCAAGGCCCCAGCCGATCTGGTTATCAAGAATGTCCAGCTGCTTGATGTGATCACCGGCGCCGTTACCCCCACCGATATCGCCATCGTCGAAGACCGGATCGTGGGCACGCTGGCCCAGTATGATGGCTTACAAACCATTGATGGCGCCGGCCGCTTCGCCGTGCCCGGTTTCATCGACACCCATCTGCACATCGAATCCTCGCTGGTCACCCCGTTCGAGTTCGACCGCTGCGTGCTGCCCCATGGTGTCACCACCGCCCTTTGCGATCCCCACGAGATCGCCAATGTGCTGGGCGCCGAGGGCATCCGCTACTTCCTCGATTGCGCCGAGCGCACGATCATGGACATCCGCGTCAATCTCTCATCCTGCGTGCCCGCCACCGGCTTTGAAACCAATGGCGCTACGCTCGAGATCGAAGATCTCGCCCCCTTCCGCGACCACCCCAAAGTCGTGGGGCTCGCCGAAATGATGAACTTTCCGGGCGTGCTGGCCGGGGACCCTGGCCTGCTCGCCAAGCTCGCCGCCTTCCAGGGCGGCCATATCGATGGCCATGCGCCCTTGCTGCTGGGCATGGGGCTCAACGGCTATCTCGCCGCCGCCATCCGCACCGATCACGAAGCCACTTCCGCCGCCGAAGCGCGCGAAAAGCTCGCCAAGGGCATGGCCATCCTGATCCGCGAAGGCTCGGTCTCCAAGGACCTCGAAGCGCTCGCCGAAATCCTTGATGCGAATACCTCGAGCTTTGTTGCCCTTTGCACGGATGACCGCAACCCGCTCGATATCGCCGAGGAAGGCCATCTCGACAGCTCCATTCGCCGTCTCATCGGCCGCGGCTGCCCGCTCCATCACGTCTATCGCGCCGCCTCGCACTCGGCCGCCCGCATCTTCAACCTGCGCGATCGGGGCCTGCTGGCCTCGGGCTGGCGCGCCGATATCGCGCTCCTCGACAATCTCGAGGAATGCCGCGTTTCCGATGTGATCGCCGGCGGCCGCCTGGTCACACCAGATCGCTTTGCTGCCCGCAGCTCGGTCGAGCCGGTGGGCCTCAACTCGGTCAAGCTCCAGCCGGTAACCCCCGCCACCTTCAACACCCCCGCCAACCCGGCGCGCAACCAGACGCCGGTGATCGGGGTCAAGCCGGGCCTTATCCTCACTTTCCGCGAAACCGCTACCCTCGCCTCCACCGACGAAGGGCTCCAGCCCGATCTCGCAGCCGATGTGATCAAGGTCGCCGTGGTCGAGCGCCATGGGCGCAACGGCAATATCGGCCGCGGCTTTGTTACCGGTTTTGGCCTCAAGCGCGGCGCCATCGCCTCTTCGGTCGGCCATGACAGCCACAACATCACCGTGGTCGGCACCAACAACGAAGACATGGCGCTGTCCGTCAACCGCCTGATCGAGCTGCGCGGCGGCTTTGCCGTGGCCGATAACGGCGCGATCACCGCCGAGCTGGCGCTACCCATCGCCGGCCTCATGAGCCTTGAACCCTTCGAGACCGTTGCGGCCACGCTCCACGAGCTGCGCGATGCCGCCCGTGCCATTGGCTGCGTCCTGCCCGAGCCGTTCCTCCAGGTCTCCTTCCTCGCCCTCCCCGTCATCCCGCATCTCAAGATGACCGACCGCGGCCTCTTTGACGTCGACGCCTTTGATTTCGTGGACTGA
- a CDS encoding CocE/NonD family hydrolase, whose product MSLSSLFLAYVEDLPPRRNGVRKHRNIPVTMPDGVVLMTDHFAPRATGDFPTILMRLPYGRRGFGTIAQVYAERGFHVVLQACRGTEKSGGEFDPLTNERADGLATLDWLKAQPWFDGRLGLSGPSYLGYAQWAICDALPPISAMATKVTTANFRPVVFPSGAFHLGLWLSWLQVIEGLRQRPLHTATRMFSGRIERTTAQAGMTLPLIEADRAASGHAVPFWRHWFEHSVGNDRFWDAIDHRHRLTATTPPVHFISGWYDFMLDPLLADYARLVELGHRPYLTVGTWFHIAEELQRDNLRETIFWMRAHLEGDSSGLRTKPVRIHISGLDQWREFEHYPPGPPDLEQWFLGSDAALTPTAPTSSGVDRYRYDPADPTPNLGGAIFAFTGAGAVDNALLEARSDVLVYSSAPLTETLTIIGQTSVTLHACAALAHADFFVRLCDVSPEGRSINICDGLYRVTPATPREPNGSWRLEFPLHATAHAFRPGHRLRLLIASGAHPRYARNLGTDEPIGTATTMLANTIEILHGTGQATAITLPRYGL is encoded by the coding sequence ATGAGCCTGAGCAGCCTCTTTCTGGCTTATGTCGAGGACCTGCCGCCCCGCCGCAATGGCGTGCGGAAACACCGCAACATCCCCGTCACCATGCCCGACGGTGTGGTGCTGATGACCGATCATTTCGCGCCGCGCGCCACCGGTGACTTCCCCACCATCCTGATGCGCCTGCCCTATGGCCGCCGCGGCTTTGGCACCATCGCCCAGGTCTATGCCGAGCGCGGCTTCCACGTCGTGCTGCAGGCCTGCCGCGGCACCGAGAAATCGGGCGGCGAATTCGATCCCCTAACCAATGAGCGTGCCGATGGCCTCGCCACCCTCGACTGGCTCAAGGCCCAGCCCTGGTTCGATGGCCGGCTCGGCCTGTCCGGGCCCAGCTATCTCGGTTATGCACAATGGGCCATCTGCGATGCGCTCCCGCCCATCTCGGCCATGGCCACCAAGGTCACCACAGCCAATTTCCGCCCCGTCGTTTTCCCCTCAGGCGCCTTTCACCTCGGGCTTTGGCTCTCCTGGCTGCAGGTGATCGAGGGCCTGCGCCAGCGCCCACTCCACACCGCCACCCGCATGTTTTCCGGCCGCATCGAGCGCACCACCGCCCAAGCCGGCATGACCCTCCCGCTCATTGAGGCCGACCGCGCCGCCTCAGGCCATGCCGTGCCGTTCTGGCGCCACTGGTTCGAGCATTCCGTGGGCAATGACCGCTTCTGGGACGCCATCGACCACCGCCACCGCCTGACCGCAACCACGCCCCCCGTGCACTTCATTTCGGGCTGGTACGACTTCATGCTCGACCCGCTCCTGGCCGATTACGCCCGCCTCGTCGAACTCGGCCATCGCCCTTACCTCACGGTCGGCACCTGGTTCCACATCGCCGAGGAACTGCAGCGCGACAATCTGCGCGAAACCATCTTTTGGATGCGCGCCCACCTCGAAGGCGACAGCTCCGGCCTGCGAACCAAGCCCGTCCGCATCCACATTTCGGGCCTCGACCAATGGCGCGAGTTCGAGCACTACCCGCCCGGCCCGCCCGATCTGGAGCAATGGTTCTTGGGCAGCGACGCGGCGCTCACACCCACCGCACCTACCTCCTCCGGCGTTGATCGCTACCGCTACGATCCCGCCGACCCCACCCCTAATCTGGGCGGCGCCATCTTCGCCTTCACCGGAGCCGGTGCCGTCGACAACGCGCTCCTCGAGGCCCGCAGCGATGTTCTGGTGTATTCCTCGGCGCCCCTCACCGAAACGCTGACCATAATCGGCCAAACGAGCGTGACCCTCCACGCCTGCGCCGCCCTCGCGCATGCCGATTTCTTTGTGCGCTTATGCGACGTGTCGCCCGAGGGCCGGTCGATCAATATCTGCGACGGGCTTTATCGCGTCACGCCCGCGACGCCCCGAGAGCCGAATGGCTCCTGGCGGCTGGAGTTCCCCCTCCATGCCACCGCCCATGCCTTCCGGCCAGGCCATCGCCTGCGTCTCCTGATCGCGTCAGGCGCCCATCCGCGCTATGCCCGGAATCTCGGTACCGACGAGCCGATCGGCACCGCCACCACCATGCTCGCCAACACGATCGAGATCTTGCACGGCACGGGGCAGGCGACCGCAATCACCCTGCCCCGCTACGGGCTTTAG
- a CDS encoding malate synthase G, which translates to MSQYLTKSGLSVDSGLVDFVEREVLPGLPVSADQFWSGFAEVVAQHAPANAQFLARRDELQGKIDDWHRRYGPVANNPQGYEFFLRDIGYLVAEPEDFTIETTGLDPEITSLCGPQLVVPVSNARYALNAANARWGSLYDALYGTDVIARDGELAPGKGYNAARGQAVVARAAAFLDEALPLSRGSHADVTAYVVAEQGGTATLVIDTAAGPTTLRDPEAFVGYRGEGASAEIVLRHNGLHVILVIDKASAIGAEHAAGLADVVVEAALTTIQDCEDSVAAVDAEDKIGVYRNWLGLMQGTLEDTFEKGGKQVTRRLKDDRVYTSRSGGELVLKGRSLLLVRNVGHLMTTDAVKTADGKPIGEGLLDAAVTVLCAMHDKGGNSTTGAIYIVKPKMHGPEEVAFACAIFASVEKMLGLAPLTVKIGIMDEERRTSANLKAAIHAARDRLFFINTGFLDRTGDEIHTSMEAGPVLRKDEIKLERWIASYEDRNVLIGLACGLSGRAQIGKGMWARPDDMAAMMAAKIGHPQSGANTAWVPSPTAATLHALHYHQINVFEAQRRRHNEATPALAELFSMPVQAPYSLSREEITRETENNAQGILGYVVRWVQQGVGCSKVPDINNVGLMEDRATCRISSQHIANWLRHGLVSRDEVTSIFERMAAVVDEQNAGDPLYRPMSPNLQSVAFQAALDLALHGADQPSGYTEPVLHARRLQVKARERAKA; encoded by the coding sequence ATGAGCCAATATTTGACCAAGTCCGGGCTTTCCGTTGACTCGGGACTAGTGGACTTTGTCGAGCGGGAGGTCCTGCCGGGCCTGCCGGTTTCCGCCGATCAGTTCTGGAGCGGTTTTGCCGAAGTGGTGGCGCAACACGCGCCGGCCAATGCCCAGTTCCTGGCGCGCCGTGATGAGCTGCAGGGCAAGATCGATGACTGGCACCGCCGCTATGGTCCAGTCGCCAACAACCCGCAGGGTTACGAATTTTTCCTCAGGGATATCGGCTATCTTGTGGCCGAGCCCGAGGATTTCACCATCGAGACCACGGGGCTCGACCCGGAGATCACCAGCCTCTGCGGGCCGCAGCTGGTGGTGCCGGTTTCCAATGCTCGTTATGCACTCAACGCCGCCAATGCCCGCTGGGGCAGCCTGTACGATGCGCTTTATGGCACCGACGTCATTGCGCGCGATGGCGAGCTGGCGCCGGGCAAGGGCTACAACGCCGCGCGCGGCCAGGCCGTGGTGGCGCGCGCCGCCGCGTTCCTTGACGAGGCACTGCCCCTCAGCCGCGGCAGCCATGCCGACGTGACGGCCTATGTGGTGGCCGAGCAGGGTGGCACCGCCACTCTCGTGATCGACACCGCGGCGGGCCCGACCACCTTGCGCGATCCCGAGGCCTTTGTCGGCTATCGCGGCGAGGGCGCCAGCGCCGAGATCGTTTTGCGCCATAATGGGCTGCATGTGATCCTCGTCATCGACAAGGCGAGCGCCATCGGCGCCGAGCACGCGGCGGGGCTGGCCGATGTGGTGGTGGAAGCGGCGCTGACCACGATCCAGGACTGCGAGGATTCCGTGGCGGCTGTCGACGCCGAGGACAAGATCGGGGTGTATCGCAACTGGCTCGGCCTGATGCAGGGCACGCTGGAAGACACGTTCGAAAAGGGTGGCAAGCAGGTGACCCGCCGCCTCAAGGACGATCGGGTTTACACCTCGCGTTCCGGCGGGGAGCTGGTGCTCAAGGGGCGCTCGTTGCTGCTGGTGCGCAATGTCGGGCACCTGATGACCACCGATGCGGTAAAGACCGCTGATGGCAAGCCGATTGGCGAAGGGCTGCTGGATGCGGCGGTGACCGTGCTGTGCGCCATGCATGACAAGGGCGGCAACAGCACGACGGGTGCGATCTATATCGTCAAGCCCAAAATGCACGGGCCCGAGGAAGTGGCCTTTGCCTGCGCGATCTTTGCGTCCGTCGAAAAGATGCTGGGGCTGGCACCGCTGACGGTCAAGATCGGCATCATGGACGAAGAGCGCCGCACCTCCGCCAATCTCAAGGCGGCGATCCATGCCGCGCGCGACCGGCTGTTTTTCATCAATACCGGGTTCCTCGACCGCACGGGCGACGAGATCCATACCTCGATGGAAGCGGGTCCGGTGCTGCGCAAGGACGAGATCAAGCTCGAGCGCTGGATCGCGTCCTATGAGGACCGCAATGTGCTGATCGGGCTGGCCTGCGGGCTGTCGGGCCGGGCGCAGATCGGCAAGGGCATGTGGGCGCGGCCCGACGACATGGCGGCGATGATGGCCGCCAAGATCGGCCATCCGCAATCGGGCGCCAATACGGCTTGGGTGCCATCGCCGACGGCGGCGACGCTGCATGCGCTGCACTACCACCAGATCAATGTGTTCGAGGCGCAGCGCCGGCGGCACAACGAAGCGACGCCGGCTTTGGCCGAGCTGTTTTCCATGCCGGTGCAGGCGCCCTATTCGCTCAGCCGCGAGGAAATCACCCGCGAGACCGAGAACAATGCGCAGGGGATCCTGGGCTATGTGGTGCGCTGGGTGCAGCAGGGCGTTGGCTGCTCCAAGGTGCCCGACATCAACAATGTGGGGCTGATGGAAGACCGGGCGACCTGCCGGATTTCGAGCCAGCATATTGCCAACTGGCTGCGCCATGGGCTGGTGAGCCGGGACGAGGTGACCTCGATCTTTGAGCGCATGGCTGCCGTGGTGGACGAGCAGAATGCGGGCGATCCGCTGTACCGGCCGATGTCGCCCAATCTGCAGTCGGTGGCGTTCCAGGCGGCGCTCGATCTGGCGCTGCATGGTGCGGACCAACCAAGCGGCTATACCGAGCCGGTGCTGCATGCGCGGCGCCTGCAGGTGAAGGCGCGCGAGCGCGCCAAGGCGTAA
- the guaD gene encoding guanine deaminase, which yields MSRTILRGRVLSFVREPQGADDAESYRFWEDGAIAIAGGKVVEVGDFGAIDSRDSEIIDHRPHLILPGFIDTHLHYVQSQMIASYAGSLLEWLNTYTFVEEQKFGQQGHADAVATGFLDELVRNGTTTAAVYCSSHPQSVDAFFAEAERRDMLMVAGKVMMDRNAPEALCDTAQSSYDDSKALLARWHGRGRAHYAITPRFAITSTPAQMEAAQALAREHPDCHVQTHLSENTDEIRFSMELYPDAPDYAGIYEQYGLLGPRTLLGHCIHLNHRETAVLAETGAVAVFCPTSNLFLGSGLFDRERLARAGVRMAIATDIGGGTCFGMLRTLDEGFKVGQLRGQRLSPLHSFFMATLGNAQALSLEGVIGTIAPGCDADFVVLDAGATPAMRLRQATVNHLSEELFLLQTMGDDRAIAEVYVAGRRAKSTLVGLAGASA from the coding sequence GTGAGCCGCACAATACTGCGCGGGCGGGTGCTGAGCTTTGTGCGCGAGCCACAAGGGGCCGATGACGCCGAGAGCTACCGCTTCTGGGAAGATGGCGCGATAGCAATTGCCGGTGGCAAGGTGGTCGAGGTCGGCGACTTCGGCGCGATCGACAGCCGCGACAGCGAGATCATCGATCACCGGCCGCATCTGATCCTGCCCGGCTTCATCGATACGCATCTGCATTATGTGCAGAGCCAGATGATCGCCTCCTATGCCGGCTCGCTGCTGGAATGGCTCAACACGTACACGTTCGTGGAAGAACAGAAATTCGGGCAGCAGGGCCATGCCGACGCCGTGGCGACGGGGTTCCTCGACGAGCTGGTGCGCAATGGCACGACCACGGCGGCTGTTTATTGTTCGAGCCATCCGCAATCGGTGGACGCGTTCTTCGCCGAGGCGGAACGGCGCGACATGCTGATGGTCGCGGGCAAGGTGATGATGGACCGCAATGCGCCCGAGGCGCTCTGCGACACCGCCCAGTCGAGCTATGACGACAGCAAGGCGCTCCTTGCGCGCTGGCATGGGCGCGGCCGGGCGCATTATGCGATCACGCCCCGCTTCGCGATAACCTCGACGCCGGCCCAGATGGAGGCGGCGCAGGCGCTGGCGCGCGAGCATCCCGATTGCCATGTGCAAACCCATCTGAGCGAAAACACCGACGAGATCCGCTTTTCGATGGAGCTGTATCCGGACGCGCCGGACTATGCGGGGATTTATGAGCAGTATGGGTTGCTGGGGCCGCGCACGCTGCTGGGTCACTGCATCCACCTCAACCATCGCGAAACCGCGGTCCTGGCGGAAACGGGCGCCGTGGCGGTATTCTGCCCGACCTCCAACCTCTTTTTGGGCAGTGGCCTGTTTGATCGCGAGCGGCTGGCGCGGGCAGGGGTGCGGATGGCAATTGCCACCGATATTGGCGGGGGCACGTGTTTTGGCATGCTGCGCACGCTCGACGAGGGCTTCAAGGTGGGGCAGTTGCGCGGGCAAAGGCTGAGCCCGCTGCACTCGTTCTTCATGGCCACGCTGGGCAATGCGCAAGCGCTGTCGCTGGAGGGCGTGATCGGCACCATTGCGCCGGGGTGCGATGCCGATTTCGTCGTGCTCGATGCCGGCGCTACCCCGGCCATGCGGCTGCGGCAGGCGACGGTGAACCACCTCAGCGAAGAACTTTTCCTGCTGCAAACCATGGGCGATGATCGCGCCATTGCCGAAGTTTATGTGGCAGGCAGACGAGCTAAATCGACCTTAGTTGGGTTGGCAGGGGCATCTGCTTGA
- a CDS encoding urate hydroxylase PuuD — protein MPDYAIAYEWLMFAVRWLHVVTAIAWIGSSFYFIALDLGLRKTPSLPPLAHGEEWQVHGGGFYHIQKYLVAPEFLPEHLTWFKWESYWTWLSGFMLLVLIYYVGADLYLVDRNVLDVPAWGAILLSMGSIVLGFVVYNRLCKSPLGESQNGLMLVLFAILTAMAWGYTQIFTGRAAMLHMGAFTASIMAANVAMIIIPNQKIVVADLKAGRVPDAKYGKIAKQRSLHNNYLTLPVIFFMLSSHYPLAFATQWNWIIASLIFLVGVVIRHYFNTRHARKGNPHWTWAVAVILFVIIAWLSSGPKLPGVGEEAVASRAAEPFMAASLFAEASLAVQTRCSMCHTAEPVWPGIYEAPKNVILDSDAAIANHARDVAMQAGYSHAMPPGNVTEITPEERALLVAWFREGSGQ, from the coding sequence ATGCCGGATTATGCGATTGCCTATGAATGGCTAATGTTTGCGGTGCGCTGGCTGCACGTGGTCACGGCAATCGCCTGGATCGGCTCGTCGTTCTATTTCATTGCGCTCGACCTTGGGCTGCGCAAGACGCCGAGCCTGCCGCCGCTGGCGCATGGCGAGGAATGGCAGGTGCATGGCGGGGGCTTTTATCACATCCAGAAATATCTGGTGGCGCCCGAATTTCTGCCCGAGCACCTGACCTGGTTCAAATGGGAGAGCTACTGGACGTGGCTGTCCGGCTTCATGCTGCTGGTGCTGATCTATTATGTTGGTGCCGACCTGTATCTGGTTGATCGCAATGTGCTCGATGTGCCGGCCTGGGGGGCAATCCTCCTTTCCATGGGCTCCATCGTGCTGGGCTTTGTGGTCTATAACCGGCTCTGCAAATCGCCACTGGGTGAATCGCAGAACGGGCTGATGCTGGTGCTGTTTGCGATCCTCACCGCCATGGCCTGGGGCTATACGCAGATCTTCACCGGCCGGGCGGCGATGCTGCATATGGGCGCGTTCACCGCCTCGATCATGGCCGCCAATGTCGCGATGATCATCATCCCCAACCAGAAGATCGTGGTGGCCGATCTCAAGGCCGGGCGGGTGCCCGATGCCAAATATGGCAAGATCGCCAAGCAGCGCAGCCTGCACAACAACTACCTGACGCTGCCCGTCATCTTCTTCATGCTTTCAAGCCATTACCCGCTGGCCTTCGCGACGCAGTGGAACTGGATCATCGCCTCGCTGATCTTCCTTGTGGGCGTGGTGATCCGACATTATTTCAACACGCGCCATGCCCGGAAGGGCAACCCACACTGGACCTGGGCGGTGGCGGTGATCTTGTTCGTCATCATCGCCTGGCTCTCGAGCGGACCCAAGCTGCCGGGGGTGGGCGAGGAGGCGGTGGCGTCGCGCGCGGCCGAGCCGTTCATGGCTGCGAGCCTGTTTGCCGAGGCCAGCCTTGCCGTGCAAACGCGCTGTTCGATGTGCCACACCGCCGAGCCGGTCTGGCCCGGGATCTATGAGGCGCCCAAGAACGTCATTCTCGACAGCGATGCGGCGATTGCCAACCACGCCCGCGACGTCGCCATGCAGGCCGGCTATTCCCACGCCATGCCGCCAGGCAATGTGACCGAAATCACGCCCGAGGAGCGGGCGTTGCTGGTGGCCTGGTTCCGCGAAGGCTCGGGGCAGTGA
- a CDS encoding BMP family ABC transporter substrate-binding protein, with product MTLNRRTILKAGAAAAALPLLGSRAFAQGEPLKVGFIYVGTINDNGYNYAHNQGRIFLEEQLGDLVETTYVENVPEGPDCERVLRELAQQGNKLIFATSFGFGDSVMKVAQQFPDVKFEHATGYQKADNVGLYNARFYEGRAVCGTIAGHLSKTGKLAYIGSFPIPEVVMGINALALSARKVNPAITVKPVYISTWNDPAKEADAARALIDQGVDIIAQHTDGPAALQVAQERGIIGGFGQGADMSAFAPETQLTSIIDHWGPRYVASAQALIDGTWTAGDTWEGLKEDVVQIGPYGPKVTEEVKAAAEAVRTGQIDGSFHIFTGPIKDNTGTERVAAGVTMTDAELLSMDWYVEGVEQPA from the coding sequence ATGACCCTTAACCGCCGCACTATCCTCAAGGCAGGCGCCGCCGCCGCTGCGCTGCCGCTGCTGGGCTCCCGCGCCTTCGCCCAGGGCGAACCGCTCAAGGTGGGCTTCATCTATGTCGGCACGATCAACGACAATGGCTACAACTATGCCCACAATCAGGGCCGTATCTTCCTCGAAGAGCAGCTGGGTGATCTGGTCGAGACCACCTATGTCGAGAACGTGCCGGAAGGTCCGGACTGCGAGCGCGTGCTGCGCGAACTGGCCCAGCAGGGCAACAAGCTGATCTTTGCGACGAGCTTTGGCTTTGGCGACTCCGTGATGAAGGTTGCCCAGCAGTTCCCCGACGTGAAGTTCGAGCATGCCACCGGCTACCAGAAGGCGGACAATGTCGGCCTCTACAATGCGCGCTTTTATGAAGGCCGCGCCGTTTGCGGCACCATTGCCGGGCACCTCTCCAAGACCGGCAAGCTCGCCTATATCGGCTCTTTCCCGATCCCTGAAGTCGTGATGGGTATCAATGCGCTGGCGCTGTCGGCCCGCAAGGTGAACCCCGCCATTACGGTCAAGCCGGTTTACATCTCGACCTGGAACGATCCGGCCAAGGAAGCCGATGCGGCCCGCGCGCTGATCGACCAGGGCGTGGACATCATTGCCCAGCATACCGATGGCCCGGCAGCGCTGCAGGTGGCCCAGGAACGCGGCATTATCGGCGGGTTTGGCCAGGGCGCCGATATGAGCGCCTTTGCGCCCGAAACGCAGCTGACCTCGATTATCGACCACTGGGGCCCGCGCTATGTGGCTTCGGCCCAGGCCTTGATTGACGGCACCTGGACCGCCGGCGACACCTGGGAAGGCCTCAAGGAAGACGTGGTGCAGATCGGGCCCTATGGTCCCAAGGTCACCGAAGAGGTCAAGGCTGCAGCCGAAGCGGTGCGGACCGGGCAGATCGATGGCTCGTTCCACATCTTCACCGGCCCCATCAAGGACAATACCGGCACCGAGCGTGTGGCCGCCGGCGTGACCATGACGGATGCCGAGTTGCTCAGCATGGACTGGTATGTGGAAGGCGTCGAACAGCCGGCATAA